In the Rhodoferax fermentans genome, ACAATGGTAAGAGTGAACGCCCTGCGTCTTGCACCAGTGGTACTATTTTTTGTCTTATGTCACGCACACCACACCCCTATCGGCCTTTGGCCACTGTGTTTACCCTGTTGGCTTGCACGACTGCGTGGGGTGCCAGCCTGTACCCTGCGCCCGAGTACCTGGGTGACATTCGCCGCAATGCCCAGGGCGACATCATTACCGTGCCCCCCCCAGAGCCGAAGGTGCCACCTGCTGCTGCGCCACCCGTTGCTCCACCGCCACCCACGGCAAAGCCAGCTGCTGCACCCCCACCAGTGCAACCCCGCCTGGCCAAGCCCACTGCCAAGCCCAGCCCACCCCAATCAGCCATTGAGCCATTGGCAACTGGGCCAACTGATGCCCGGGTTTTGCGCGTGGGGCCAGCGCAAGCATTCAGCAGCATTGCTGCCGCTGCTGCAAAAGCCAAAGACGGCGACACCGTAGAAATAGACGCGGGCGACTATGTGGGCGATGTTGCCGTCTGGAACCAGAACCGCCTGACACTGCGCGGCATGGGTGGCCCAGTCAAACTTATGGCCGGTGGCAAAAGCGCCCAGGGCAAAGCCATCTGGGTCATTCGGGGCACCGACGTGCTGGTAGAAAACATTCAATTCAGCGGGGCCAAAGTGCGCGACGGCAATGGTGCCGGCATCCGCTTTGAAGCAGGGCGGCTCACCGTCAAGAACTGCACCTTTACCCACAACGAAAACGGCATACTTACCGCCAATGAAGCCCAAGCCGAACTGGTGATAGAAAACAGCGAGTTTGGTTACAACGGCGCGGGCGATGGCTACAGCCACAACCTGTATGTGGGTCATATCAAAAAGTTCACCGTTACCGGCAGCTACTTTCACCACGCCAAAACCGGCCACCTGCTCAAAAGCCGTGCCTCTGAAAACCTCATCTTTTACAACCGGCTAACCGATGAAACGGGTGGCACCGCCAGTTATGAGCTGGACCTGCCCAACGGCGGGCTGGCCTATGTGGTGGGCAACATCGTGCAGCAATCATCCACCACCAGCAACAACTACCTCATCACTTTTGGCGAAGAGGGCTACACCGGGCCACACAACGAGCTTTACCTGAACCACAACACACTGGTAGACGACTCGGCCAACGGCGGTTTCTTTTTGCGCTATGCGCCTGGCTTGCAGCGCCTTTTGGCAGCAAACAATATGCTGGTGGGCGACGGCCCTCTGGACGGTAGCTTGAAAAAGCGCGGGCTTGACCTGGTGCAATCGCTGCTGGCGGACAAACCTGCTTTAGCGCCAAGCGGACCAGCCGCCCAGATTGACATCAGCCACAACGTCAATGCCGATTGGAGCGACTTTATACAGGCCAGCCGGTTTGATTACCGGCCAAAAGGTGGGACTTTTAGTGCCTTCAAGCCACGCAAGCTAGATCCAGTTAACGGTGTCAGTATGCAGTTGAGCCAGATTTTCGCACAGCCAGTTGGTATTCGGCAACTTATCCTGGCCCCACAGTACCCTGGTGCCGTACAGCCTTAGGAACGCAGCCACGGGGCCGCACGCCAGCATTTCAGCCCGGAAAAAAAATAAAGTTGTTCACGTAAGTCCCCACCCTGGAAACATTTTGAATGTTTTCACGGGGCTGATGGATTTGGGTTCGGAAAGACGTGATTGACTGTGGCAAGCCGTTCAACAAGAACATCCCCGCATAACCCCGCTCCATTAAAAAAGCGATAACGTCCTCTGGGGCCTCGAGAGAGTGGCGTTTTTCACTCTCCACAATCAGCACCGGCCTGTCCCGCTCAATCAACTGCGTAGCGCCTCGCAAAACGGCCATCTCGTGCCCCTCGACGTCGATTTTTATGAGCCCCACTGGCTCTGTGATGGCGGTATCGATGCGTACGCGTGAACACTGCACAAGCTCCACCCGCGTGGAGCCCTCAAGTGGATTGCCGGATTCGAGTGTTGACGTGCCATGCATTTGCAATTGGCCCTTGTAGGGTATGCGTAGTTCTGCAGTACCGTCCGTGTCCGAAACAGCTGACTCATGTACCACCACGTTTGATCTCAACTTGGCGCGCAAATCTGCTGCCATCCAGGGAATAGGCTCAAAGCAATGCACCCGCTTACAAAGCTGCGACAAGCGGCCAGCATAAAAACCCTCATTGGCACCCACATCTACAGCCGCTCTTGCCGGGTCCACTAGATGATCCAGCATGAAATACTCGGGTTCAAAATTCTGCCAGCGCTGCATACGCCACAGCCGAATATCGAATGCGCGGCGCGGCCCGCTAATGGCACTTGCCAGATCAAGTAAGCTCGAAACCAAGAACATGATTGACCACTCCTACCTGCTAGGGTTACAGGCGACTATTGCGCAGCACGTTAGCATAGAACGATGGCCAGTTGTCTAACTCGCCTCGGGCAGTGACGTCAATGCTTGGCCACAGCGTAAAGATAGAATGAAATTTCAATAGTAGTGCCAGCATCCTCAAATGCGTCGGGTCGCAAGACCTCCCCCATGCTCATATCCGTCATCGTCCCCACCAGAAACCGGCCGCATCTGCTCAAGCAGGCGCTGGCTGGGATCATGGCGCAAACCTACGCGGACTTTCAGGTTCACGTGGTTGATGATTCATCGGATGAACAAACCCTGCAAGCCTACAAGGCGGTCTGGCAAAGCCTTGACAACCGATTCAAATTACATAGCATTGGTGGCAATGGCTACAAGGGCTTGGGTCCTTCTTTATCCAGAAATTACGGGCTGAAACAAGCCGCCGGCACCGTTGTTGCATTTTGTGATGATGACGACACTTGGGTGGCACCCAACCACCTTGCAGTTATGGCCGAAGAATTTGGCCGTAACAGTCAACTTGATATGTACATTGCCAACCAACGGGCCGTGTCGGCCAGCGGGGCTGTCAATGCCAACTGGTTTACGAGATTGCCTCAAATATTAAACAACAGGCCCAAGACTTCTGAAAACGGCTACGCCGTGTCTGCTGAAGACCTGTGCAACAGCGGCGGTTTTGCTCACCTGAACATGCTGGCGCTCAGGAAGACCATCACCGATCAAATTGGCGGTTTTTGGGAGCGATTGAGTTACGAAGAAGATCGCGATTTTTTTTGGCGAGCGCTAGGCGCAAGCCAGGGCATTTTCTTCAATCCGGCAACGGTTGCGCAGCACAACGTGCCCGACGCGGCGCTGCAAATCAACCAATCAACCCAGCACACGTGGGTGGAGCGTTGGTTAGTGGCTGTGTTGGTGTCGCAACACATCTGCGCGACCGTAGCCAACCCGCAGATCACGCGCCTAGCCATGCAGTATGAGGGTGACCTGTTGCGAAAACTTGCGCTGCACTTTGGGCAAACTGGGCACCCAACAGCGGCATGGCAGTTTGCACTG is a window encoding:
- a CDS encoding FkbM family methyltransferase — protein: MFLVSSLLDLASAISGPRRAFDIRLWRMQRWQNFEPEYFMLDHLVDPARAAVDVGANEGFYAGRLSQLCKRVHCFEPIPWMAADLRAKLRSNVVVHESAVSDTDGTAELRIPYKGQLQMHGTSTLESGNPLEGSTRVELVQCSRVRIDTAITEPVGLIKIDVEGHEMAVLRGATQLIERDRPVLIVESEKRHSLEAPEDVIAFLMERGYAGMFLLNGLPQSITSFRTQIHQPRENIQNVSRVGTYVNNFIFFPG
- a CDS encoding glycosyltransferase family 2 protein, with protein sequence MLISVIVPTRNRPHLLKQALAGIMAQTYADFQVHVVDDSSDEQTLQAYKAVWQSLDNRFKLHSIGGNGYKGLGPSLSRNYGLKQAAGTVVAFCDDDDTWVAPNHLAVMAEEFGRNSQLDMYIANQRAVSASGAVNANWFTRLPQILNNRPKTSENGYAVSAEDLCNSGGFAHLNMLALRKTITDQIGGFWERLSYEEDRDFFWRALGASQGIFFNPATVAQHNVPDAALQINQSTQHTWVERWLVAVLVSQHICATVANPQITRLAMQYEGDLLRKLALHFGQTGHPTAAWQFALRALAARFSFKWAAHTALLLTKHALRAGRRDATL
- a CDS encoding right-handed parallel beta-helix repeat-containing protein, with product MSRTPHPYRPLATVFTLLACTTAWGASLYPAPEYLGDIRRNAQGDIITVPPPEPKVPPAAAPPVAPPPPTAKPAAAPPPVQPRLAKPTAKPSPPQSAIEPLATGPTDARVLRVGPAQAFSSIAAAAAKAKDGDTVEIDAGDYVGDVAVWNQNRLTLRGMGGPVKLMAGGKSAQGKAIWVIRGTDVLVENIQFSGAKVRDGNGAGIRFEAGRLTVKNCTFTHNENGILTANEAQAELVIENSEFGYNGAGDGYSHNLYVGHIKKFTVTGSYFHHAKTGHLLKSRASENLIFYNRLTDETGGTASYELDLPNGGLAYVVGNIVQQSSTTSNNYLITFGEEGYTGPHNELYLNHNTLVDDSANGGFFLRYAPGLQRLLAANNMLVGDGPLDGSLKKRGLDLVQSLLADKPALAPSGPAAQIDISHNVNADWSDFIQASRFDYRPKGGTFSAFKPRKLDPVNGVSMQLSQIFAQPVGIRQLILAPQYPGAVQP